The genomic window CAAAGAAGCGCTGAGCCGTTTTAACGATGTAGATGACATTGTCGTGTTCGGTTCAAGAGCAATGGGAAATTATAAAAACGGATCGGACGTTGATCTCGCTGTAAAAGGAAAAAACGTAACGACCGACACCATCAGCAAACTCAGTGCAACACTTAACGAAGAATTACCGCTGCCCTATTTTTTCGATGTCGTTCATTACGACACATTGAATAACAAAAATTTTGTTCGCCACATTGATGAACATGGCGTTCCTTTAGAATACAAAATATGCAATTTAATCTGATTGACGGTGCGATTCTGCTGCTCTACCTCGCCGCGATGGTGTGGATTGGATTCCGTTTCGCCGGACAACAAAAAACACCGGAAGATTTTTTTCTCGCCGGACGCAAAATGCCGTGGCTCGCGGTGGCGATGAGCATGTATGCCTCGCTGACGAGCGCGGTGAC from Kiritimatiellales bacterium includes these protein-coding regions:
- a CDS encoding nucleotidyltransferase domain-containing protein, whose amino-acid sequence is MSSLFGLTEKQLNLIKEALSRFNDVDDIVVFGSRAMGNYKNGSDVDLAVKGKNVTTDTISKLSATLNEELPLPYFFDVVHYDTLNNKNFVRHIDEHGVPLEYKICNLI